One part of the Muntiacus reevesi chromosome 18, mMunRee1.1, whole genome shotgun sequence genome encodes these proteins:
- the THRA gene encoding thyroid hormone receptor alpha, with product MEQKPSKVECGSDPEESSTRSPDGKRKRKNGQCSLKTSMSGYIPSYLDKDEQCVVCGDKATGYHYRCITCEGCKGFFRRTIQKNLHPTYSCKYDSCCVIDKITRNQCQLCRFKKCIAVGMAMDLVLDDSKRVAKRKLIEQNRERRRKEEMIRSLQQRPEPTPEEWDLIHVATEAHRSTNAQGSHWKQRRKFLPDDIGQSPIVSMPDGDKVDLEAFSEFTKIITPAITRVVDFAKKLPMFSELPCEDQIILLKGCCMEIMSLRAAVRYDPESDTLTLSGEMAVKREQLKNGGLGVVSDAIFELGKSLSAFNLDDTEVALLQAVLLMSTDRSGLLCVDKIEKSQEAYLLAFEHYVNHRKHNIPHFWPKLLMKVTDLRMIGACHASRFLHMKVECPTELFPPLFLEVFEDQEV from the exons ATGGAACAGAAGCCAAGCAAGGTGGAGTGTGGGTCAGACCCAGAGGAGAGCAG TACCAGGTCACCAGATGGAAAGCGAAAAAGAAAGAACGGCCAATGTTCCCTGAAAACCAGCATGTCAG ggTATATCCCTAGTTACCTGGACAAAGACGAGCAGTGTGTCGTGTGTGGGGACAAGGCAACCGGTTATCACTACCGCTGCATCACTTGTGAGGGCTGCAAG ggCTTCTTTCGCCGCACAATCCAGAAGAACCTCCATCCCACCTACTCGTGCAAATATGACAGCTGCTGTGTCATTGACAAGATCACCCGCAACCAGTGCCAGCTGTGCCGTTTCAAGAAGTGCATCGCTGTGGGCATGGCCATGGACT TGGTTCTAGATGATTCAAAGCGGGTGGCCAAGCGCAAGCTGATTGAGCAGAACCGAGAGCGGCGACGGAAGGAGGAGATGATCCGATCCCTGCAGCAGCGACCAGAGCCCACTCCTGAAGAGTGGGACCTGATCCATGTTGCTACAGAGGCCCATCGCAGCACGAATGCCCAGGGCAGCCATTGGAAGCAGAGGCGGAAATTCCTG CCGGATGACATCGGCCAGTCACCCATCGTCTCCATGCCAGACGGAGACAAGGTGGACCTTGAGGCCTTCAGTGAGTTTACCAAGATCATCACCCCGGCCATCACCCGCGTGGTGGACTTTGCCAAAAAACTGCCCATGTTCTCCGAG CTGCCTTGCGAAGACCAGATCATCCTCCTGAAGGGGTGCTGCATGGAGATCATGTCCCTGCGGGCGGCTGTCCGCTATGACCCCGAGAGCGACACCCTGACGCTGAGCGGGGAGATGGCTGTCAAGCGGGAGCAGCTCAAGAATGGCGGCCTGGGTGTCGTCTCTGACGCCATCTTTGAACTGGGCAAGTCACTCTCTGCCTTTAACCTGGATGACACGGAAGTGGCTCTGCTGCAGGCTGTGCTGCTAATGTCAACAG ACCGCTCGGGCCTGCTGTGTGTGGACAAGATTGAGAAGAGTCAGGAGGCGTACCTGCTGGCGTTCGAGCACTACGTCAACCACCGCAAACACAACATTCCGCACTTCTGGCCCAAGCTGCTGATGAAGGTGACTGACCTCCGCATGATCGGGGCCTGCCACGCCAGCCGCTTCCTCCACATGAAAGTCGAGTGCCCCACCGAACTCTTCCCCCCACTCTTCCTCGAGGTCTTTGAGGATCAGGAAGTCTAA